TTCTCTTTGCTAAATCGGGCAAAACCCTCACCTGGCGAAAGGGTGAAGGAACTATTTTAGAATTTGCGCAAGCCAACGATCTTCATCCTGCCTACAGTTGTCGTATAGGCATTTGCGGTACTTGTCAGTGCAAAATTCTAGCAGGCGAGGTTGCCTATCAAGAACCACCAACTGCAGAGATTGATGAAGGTGCGGTACTGATTTGTATTTCTAAGCCTAAAACCTCAAATCTTGTTCTCGATCTTTGATGAGGCAGAAGAACTAAAGGAAATCGAAAAGCGAGAGTGACATAATTATGAGTTAGCATCACGATACTTGAGTAGCCTGTATTTGCTGCAATACTTGTGACGGGTTCCCTGTAGACTGCTGTAAAAAAGGAGGGCAAAGTTGATGAAACCAGAGGAAATCCGATCGCGCATCCAACAAGCTGCTCATGCTTGGATGACAGGTAACGCTGAAGCCTTTGCAGAGCTGTTTGTGCCAGATGGAGAATTTATTGTCCCAGGCGATCGCTGGATAGGAAGAGCAGCAATTCGGCAAGCAGTTGTTGATTTCGCCGCAGCCCATTCTCATGTCCAAATAGAGATTCAACGCATTCTCATTGATGGAGATTCAGCTGTAGTAGAATGGCACTGGCAAGAAGAGATTGCAGGAACCCACAATTCAGCTGACGATGCGATCGCAATTGATTTTCAAAATGGACTTATCAGCCGCTGGCGGGAATATATTGATACTCAAAGCTGCATGAAATCAACTAGCTGATCCTCTAGAGCGATCGCAGATTAATTACTCTTCAGTCAGAATAGTAAATATGAAAAAACGAGACTTTTTGCAAGCTGGTGCTGCAATAGTTGGCACAGCATGGTTATCGCGTAATCTACTTTGGACGAACAATATGGCAATGGCAAATCATCAATTTGAGATCGAAAAAGCGGAGGCAGAATGGCGCGAAACCTTGACACCAGAGCAATTTCGTGTATTACGTCAACACGGAACCGAACGGGCGAGAACGAGTCCCTTAGATAAGCAATATGGTAAAGGCACGTATGTGTGTGCTGGTTGCAACCTGCCATTATTTACATCGGAGACTAAATTTGATAGCGGTACTGGTTGGCCTAGCTTTTATGCGCCAATTGAGGGTGCGGTTGCCACAAGTATTGATAGAACATTGTTTATGACGAGAGTTGAAGTGCATTGTCGGCGCTGTGGCGGGCATTTAGGACATGTGTTTAATGATGGACCGAAACCAACTGGTAAACGTTACTGCATGAATGGCGTAGCAATGAAGTTTGTTTCTGCATAATCCAAAGCCCTCCGACTTTAAGACAGCAGGGATGCAGGGGTGAAATGAGATCTCTTGGAAATTAATCTCAAGTTCTCTTTGTCAAGACTTATCTATTTCTCATTTTGATCTCAGGACTACATCAAGTTATCAGTAGATAATCCAAATAGCTAATTCATCGTGTCTATTTAGATGCTTTTTAGCTAGAAAGGAGACTTATTGATGACAACTCTAACCCAAGAAGAAATCAGGTTAGAAGCAGCCCTGAAACACGAAGCTCACTGGCGTAGGTGGGGACCTTATTTAAGCGATCGCCAATGGGGTACAGTCCGCGAAGATTATAGCTCTGATGGTGCTGCCTGGGACTACTTTACTCACGACCAAGCGCGCTCTCGTGCGTATCGTTGGGGTGAAGATGGTATTGCAGGAATTTCTGATAACCATCAACGGCTTTGTTTTGCGATCGCCCTTTGGAATGGTGAAGATGCGATTTTGAAAGAAAGGCTTTTTGGTTTAACAGGTAGTGAAGGCAATCACGGGGAAGATGTCAAAGAATATTACTTTTATCTTGACAATACTCCGACTCATTCCTACATGAAGGCACTCTATAAATATCCGCATCAAGCATTTCCCTACACTCAATTAGTAGCAGAGAATCGACGCAGAAACCGTAGAGAACCAGAATTTGAACTACTCGATACAGGGATATTTGATGACAATCGTTACTTTGATGTCTTCGTTGAATATGCCAAACAGACCGCTGAGGATATTCTGATTCAAATTCAAGTAGTGAATAGAGGGACAGCAGCAACACTGCATGTTTTACCAACGCTTTGGTTTCGCAATACCTGGAGTTGGGGTGGAGAAGAAATTAAGCCAATATTGCAAAAGTTCGATCGTCATGGTTTGAGCGCGCTCGCGGCTTTTCATCCCACGCTAGGGAAAAGGTATCTGTACTGTCAGGGAGAAACGGAACTTTTATTTACAGAAAATGAAACAAATACTGAACGGTTATTTAATTTCCCCAATGCTACTTACGTCAAAGATGGCATTAACGACTACATCGTACAAGGTCGCGAGACAGTAAACAGAGATTCTGGTACTAAAGCTGCGGCTTGCTATTTGTTAAATATCGGTGCAGGAGAGACGAGAACGATTCGGCTGCGCTTGAGTGATGTACCCAATTTGACAAGTCCATTTAGGACATTTGATACGACCTTTTCCATCCGCCAACAAGAAGCCGATGAATTTTATCAGCGCATTACTCCTTGTCCCCTGAGTGAGGATATGCGTCACATACAGCGACAAGCATTTGCCGGAATGCTGTGGAGCAAGCAATATTACCACTATATTGTAGAAGATTGGCTCAAGGGCGATTTAGCTGCACCTCCACCTCCACCCGATCGCAAAAGAGCTAGAAATCACCAATGGTTTCACCTTTACAGCGACGATATTCTTTCCATGCCTGATAAATGGGAATATCCTTGGTTTGCAGCATGGGATCTTGCCTTTCACGCTATTCCTCTAGCCACAATCGATCCAGATTTTGCCAAGTACCAATTAGACGTGCTGACGCGAGAATGGTATATGCACCCCAACGGGCAAATTCCTGCCTATGAATGGGCATTCGGCGATGTCAACCCACCGGTTCATGCTTGGGCAACTTGGCGCGTCTACAAGATCGAACAACAGATTTATGGACGCAGCGATCGCATTTTTTTAGAGCGGGTGTTTCAGAAATTGATGCTGAATTTTACCTGGTGGGTGAACCGTAAAGATGTCGAAGGTAGAAATGTCTTTCAAGGCGGGTTTTTGGGTTTGGATAATATCGGCGTCTTTGATCGCAGTGCTGTGCTACCTACGGGCGGACACATCAATCAATCGGATGGAACGAGTTGGATGGGGATGTACTGCCTAAATATGCTCGCGATCGCTTTGGAACTAGCACAAACTAACTGTGTTTACGAAGATATCGCTACCAAATTCTTCGAGCATTTTCTCTATATTGCTGATGCTATGAACCATATTGGCGAAATGGAAGCATCGCTGTGGGATGAGGCAGATGGATTTTATTATGATGTTTTGCATTTACCTAACGGTCAGCAAATTGCCTTGAAAGTGCGATCGCTTGTCGGGCTAATTCCGCTATTTGCAGTAGAAACGATTGAGCCAGAGACACTAGAAAAACTGCCAGGCTTCAAAAAACGGGTGGAATGGTTTATTCAAAATCGCCCCGATCTTACTCAAAATATTGCTTGTATGAAATCTGAGGGAGTAGGCGATCGCCGATTGCTAGCAATTGTTTATCACGACAAGCTACGGTTAATTCTGCAAAAAATGCTAGATCAAACCGAGTTTTTCGGAGATTATGGCATTCGGGCAATTTCTCGCTACCATGCCGAACATCCCTATATTTTTAATGTGAATGATACTCAATTTCGAGTCGATTACGAACCGGCAGAATCTAGTAGTGGATTGTTTGGTGGTAATTCTAATTGGCGCGGTCCGGTTTGGTTTCCAGTCAATTTTCTTTTGATTGAATCCCTGCAAAAATTTCATGATTATCTAGGAGACGATTTTCAGGTTGAATGTCCTACGGGTTCCGGTGAAATGATGACTTTGAGGGAAATTGCCGCTGAATTATCCCAAAGGTTAATCGGCATTTTTCTGAAAAACTCATCTAGCGATCGACCTGTTTATGGCAGCACCCAAAAGTTTCAAACCGATCTCCACTGGCAAGATTTGATTTTGTTCTATGAATACTTCCACGGCGATAACGGTGCAGGAATTGGTGCTAGTCATCAAACTGGATGGACGGGTTTAGTTGCACAGCTGATCCAACAATTTGGCGAGGATAAAGAAAATAAAGTGCCCTAGTTAGCCCCTCACAGCGTCGGGCTAGCCGGATTCCTGCCTATGCGCGATCGATATACGGCTCTCATCATTTGCAGCGCTCTGAGTTGGGCTTGTTGGAATTTTGGCTCTTAAATAGAAGTAGGTAGAATGGAAAGTCTATTCGAGCAATTAACCGCTAATTTAGCAATTGGTGTAGAAATTAGTGCTGGGTTAATCATTGGTTGTGCTGCAACAGAAGCAACTTGGAGAGCGTTTACGCTATTTTTTGTGCGGCGACGACCTGATACTATAAAAGAAGAAATTCGATTGCAGTTTGGAAGATGGCTATCGCTCGCATTGGAATTTGAACTAGCAGCAGATATTCTCCGTACTGCCATTTCACCTACATGGATGCAGATCGCACGACTAGGAGCAATCGTTGTTTTGCGGACAGTTTTGAACTTTTTTCTCCAAATGGAAATTGATAAAGCTACAAAGCGCGATCGCACCATTTGCAAATGATTTACTTAGAAAGTACGACGCACAAACAAAGCATAGTTAATTTTGATTAAGTTTTCAGTTTTTTTATCTTTAGCTGTTGATGTAAGAGTGTAGTTTGCCAACAATTATCGTGACTCATGTGACTTAGTGATAGCAATACAGTTGAATTCTTACTTCAAAATAGTATAAAAACAGAAACTATTATGCAGCTTAAAAAAGAAAAAATTGAACTTGGCAAAGAGTATCCTATTACAGGAGAAATTGCAGGTATCAAAGAAATTGAGCAAATTAGTATCGATGCCCTGAAGCAAAGTTTCCCAGATAATATTAGACCTGTTTTACGCGATGCTCATCCTAAACATCATGGCTGTGTTAGAGCAGAATTCGTTATTCATGATGATATTCCCCAAGAACTAAAAATTGGCATTTTCAAACAGCCTCGCACTTTCACCGCTGGAATTCGCTTTTCTAATAATAAAGTGCAGGATGATACTAAAAAAGATGTTCGAGGAATGGCAATTAAGCTCTTTGGAGTAGAAGGCGAAAAACTCTTAGAGCAACAAAAAGATGAGAAGACTCAAGATTTACTCTTAATTAATCATCCAGTCTTTTTTATCAAAAATGTGCAAGATTATGTTGAATTCTTTAGAGCAAGACAAGACGCAAAAGGGAATTTACCGCTCAAGTTCTTCTTTCTCAATCCGAATCCGTTTAAATGGCACTTGCGAGAATTTATTATTGGTATGGTCATGCTCAACAAAAAAGTGAGTAGTCCTTTAGCCATTCAATATTGGAGTAGTACACCTTATAAACTAGGCGATCGCGCGATCAAATTCACTGCAATACCGAGTTCCAAGAATCCTACACCATCAGTTGCTCAAACACCAAACTACCTGCGTGAAGCAATGATTGAGCATCTGAATCATCAAGATGCAAGCTTTGATTTCTTAATTCAGTTGCAAACAGATGCAAAGAAAATGCCCATTGAAGACCCTACAATTGAATGGAAATCACCATTTCAGAAGGTAGCTACTATCAAAATTCCTCGTCAGCAATTTGATTCTCCACAACAGATGGAATTCTGCGAACATTTATCTTTTACTCCTTGGCATTCTTTACCAGAACATCAACCTTTAGGCGGAGTTAATCGGGCACGGAAGCAGGTATACGAAGCGCTTTCGGAATTACGCCACAATTTGAATAATGTCGTTGTTAAAGAACCAACAGAAGAGGATTTTTGCAAACTGTTTGGTAGAATGCCTTCCGACAAAAGAGGAGTGAGAGGTGAGGGGTAAGGGATTAGTTTTGAATTAAAAGAATTTTCTTAACTCAACACTTCACGACTCTAAAAATTGGTGGAATTTGTTTATATAGCAGTAAATTCATTTGCGAAGCTATTCAAATATCACTGTACGATTTCCGTAAACTAAAACACGATTTTGTAAATGCGATCGCACTGCTCTTGCTAACACTACACGTTCTAAATCTTTTCCTTTACGGATCAAATCAGCTACATCATCGCGGTGACTAACTCGCGCCACATCTTGCTCAATAATGGGTCCTGCGTCTAGTTCAGGTGTAACATAATGAGCTGTAGCACCGATAATTTTCACTCCTCGTTTATAAGCTTGATGATAAGGACTTGCACCGACAAAAGCTGGGAGAAACGAATGATGAATATTAATAATTTTAGGAAAATGACTAATAAATTCTGTACTGACAATTTGCATATATTTTGCCAGAACGACTAAATCAATTTTATATTCTTGTAACAGTTTGAGTTGTTGTGCTTCTTGAGTAGATTTATTTTCTTTTGTAATTGGAATATGATGAAAATCGATACTAAATTGTTCTGCAACTTCTTTTAAATCAGGATGATTACTAATAATTACTGGAATTTCAGCAGTAAATTCTTTCGCTTTTTGTCGCCAAATTAAGTCAAATAAACAATGATCTTGCTTGCTTACCCAAATTGCAATACGCGGGATAGTATCAGAAAAGTGTAATTGCCAATGTGCTTGTAATGGTTGGGCGATCGCACTAAATGCTGGTGCAATGAATTCCCGTGGTAAATTAAATTCATCAAGTTGCCATTCAATGCGCGTTAAAAATAAGCCTGCAGCAAAATCTGTATGCTGATCGGCATGAATGATATTACCGCCATTGGCGTAGATAAAGTTAGCAATTTTGGCGACTAAACCTTTTTGATCGGGACAGGAAATCAGTAAAGTTGCAGTAGGGTTCATGGAGAAGGAGATGGGCTAGCCGGAGTAGGTGTTGGTGGTGTAGGATTATCAGCATCTGGTGTATCGTTTTCAATTCTCCATTCTGCTAAATCGCGATTGACTGCATTTTGAAAATCTGCAGACACCAAGAGTAAATCTACATTACCGCTAGGGTTATTTCCAGGATCAGCTTGAGCATATAAAGAGTTGCCACTAAAATCAGCATTGCCTAGATTCAACTGATGTGTTTGCTGGTTATTGAGCGTGACTGTAACAGTTGCTTGTGGCTCGGCTAAACCATAGTCTACAAGTTGATTTGCAGGAACTTGAATTGTGCGATCGCTTCTTCCTTGTACGAGTAAATCGAGTAAATAAGAAATTGACGCATTACTTGCGGGAGTCTTTTGCGGAGACGTCATCACCCATTGTCCATTCTCCCGCTCAAAGTTTAATGTTTGTCCTTGTGTTTGAATATTTAATGTTTGTACTTGTTCTTGAGTAAACGCAAAAATTTGCTGTTCTCTGACTTCCGCTTCTTGTCGCTGAGTCGCACCTCGGATTTCATAGAAATAAACAAATCCTCCTAACCCTAGTGCTAAAAGTAGCAAAATCAAAGTGGTACGCTGTAACTTCATAGTGGAAAGTGATTAGTGATTAGTGGCTAGTGACTAGTAGGAGTGTGGGCGAGTAGGAGAGTAGGAGTGTGGGAGCGTTTTAGAGTGGGAGTGTAAAAGATAATTGTCAATTTCCCTCATACCCTCATACCCAACTACCCAAATACCCGCCTACCTGCTACTCCTCTACTTTCTACCTTCTGCGCCACCATAAGAAGACTGCTGAGGCGAAGCCAATTAAGGGAATCAACAGTAGTGCAGTTAAACCTAAAACATTAGCTTGCTGTGCGGCTAAATTAATCCGGCGGTTTCTTGGTTCCCTGGGGCGAATTGAGAGTGTTTCTTCGTCTTGCTTACTTAACCAGCCAACAGAGTTAAGAAATACGTCGCCATTGAGTTGCTGTTCAAATAATCCATCTACCGCAAAATTAGAATCACCAAAAATAACAAGTCTTGCTTCTTGCGACCCTTGATTGTTAACTTGGCGGCTAAGTGCAGCTCCAATTGTGAGGGAACCTTGAACATCAGTTTCTGGATTAAACTGTAATTGATCGCCTTGCAAATTACTTTCTGCCCAAGTTTGCGGGCTAGTGATTAATAACGGTGTCGCTTGCACTCCAGCAACTTCACTCAGTTCTAGCGATCGCGCTTCACTGTAAAAAGAAATTCCATTATTAAAGTCTTGTGTAATCGGATGTTCGCCGTAAGTATCTACCACCGGAACCGCTGGACCAAAACCAATACTTGCGCCTGCTGGATCAATGACAATGCGATCGTCGAGTGTCACGCCCCAAGATTTTAACAAACTATCTAGCCCTGGATTCGTGTTGGGGTCAATCATCAACAGTAGACTACCACCCCCATTAAGATAATCAGTCAAAGCCTTGACTTCTGGAGGAAATAGTGCTTGTTTTGGACTTGCGACCACAATCATTGTGGCATCTTGAGGAATTGTCGGGTTTTGAATTAAGTTGAGTGGTTCGGTTGTGTAGCTGCGATCTCCTAACGCCGTGAGTGCTTGTGAGAGTCCGCCTTGTTCAGCCGTAATTGGAAGTTCGCCGTGACCTTGAAGAAAGTAAACTTTCGCAGTGCGATCGCTCAAAACTTGCTGAATGCTATTTGTTAAACGAACTTCCGACAATCGTTGCTCATTATTCACAACTTGCACTAATCGCCGCTGTTGTCCTGCTTCCAGATAAACTTCACCAAATTGTTTGACACCAAACTTTTCGGCTAATCCTCGTTGAACTTGCGGATCGACATACTCAAAGCTAAATAGAGGATTTTGCCGACGATAATTCTCTAATAATTCGCGATCTTGTTGATCTTGATTGCGGTCAAAAATCCACACGTTCACAGGTTGCGATAAATTCCGCACGAGTTGCTGTGATTGTGGTGCTAAGGTAAATAGCTGTGCTTCAGTAAAGTCTCGTCGCACTGGATAACGCACCGCTAAGAAGTTAATTAACCCTAAAAGTGCCAATACAGATAGAGTGGCAATAAGTGCATTAGTTCCCGCTTGAGTTGATCGCCGACTCCACCAGCGGTTTTGGTTAGCACTAAATATCAGCCATAAGCCAGTGATGACAA
Above is a window of Gloeocapsopsis sp. IPPAS B-1203 DNA encoding:
- a CDS encoding catalase family protein, with amino-acid sequence MQLKKEKIELGKEYPITGEIAGIKEIEQISIDALKQSFPDNIRPVLRDAHPKHHGCVRAEFVIHDDIPQELKIGIFKQPRTFTAGIRFSNNKVQDDTKKDVRGMAIKLFGVEGEKLLEQQKDEKTQDLLLINHPVFFIKNVQDYVEFFRARQDAKGNLPLKFFFLNPNPFKWHLREFIIGMVMLNKKVSSPLAIQYWSSTPYKLGDRAIKFTAIPSSKNPTPSVAQTPNYLREAMIEHLNHQDASFDFLIQLQTDAKKMPIEDPTIEWKSPFQKVATIKIPRQQFDSPQQMEFCEHLSFTPWHSLPEHQPLGGVNRARKQVYEALSELRHNLNNVVVKEPTEEDFCKLFGRMPSDKRGVRGEG
- a CDS encoding DUF4340 domain-containing protein, which gives rise to MKLQRTTLILLLLALGLGGFVYFYEIRGATQRQEAEVREQQIFAFTQEQVQTLNIQTQGQTLNFERENGQWVMTSPQKTPASNASISYLLDLLVQGRSDRTIQVPANQLVDYGLAEPQATVTVTLNNQQTHQLNLGNADFSGNSLYAQADPGNNPSGNVDLLLVSADFQNAVNRDLAEWRIENDTPDADNPTPPTPTPASPSPSP
- a CDS encoding SgcJ/EcaC family oxidoreductase, whose amino-acid sequence is MKPEEIRSRIQQAAHAWMTGNAEAFAELFVPDGEFIVPGDRWIGRAAIRQAVVDFAAAHSHVQIEIQRILIDGDSAVVEWHWQEEIAGTHNSADDAIAIDFQNGLISRWREYIDTQSCMKSTS
- the msrB gene encoding peptide-methionine (R)-S-oxide reductase MsrB; translation: MAMANHQFEIEKAEAEWRETLTPEQFRVLRQHGTERARTSPLDKQYGKGTYVCAGCNLPLFTSETKFDSGTGWPSFYAPIEGAVATSIDRTLFMTRVEVHCRRCGGHLGHVFNDGPKPTGKRYCMNGVAMKFVSA
- a CDS encoding Gldg family protein, with protein sequence MKSVARRNYKYWKYLFWLGPVLFVAGLTAGLVSNDWEPVPLGLLIAGVVITGLWLIFSANQNRWWSRRSTQAGTNALIATLSVLALLGLINFLAVRYPVRRDFTEAQLFTLAPQSQQLVRNLSQPVNVWIFDRNQDQQDRELLENYRRQNPLFSFEYVDPQVQRGLAEKFGVKQFGEVYLEAGQQRRLVQVVNNEQRLSEVRLTNSIQQVLSDRTAKVYFLQGHGELPITAEQGGLSQALTALGDRSYTTEPLNLIQNPTIPQDATMIVVASPKQALFPPEVKALTDYLNGGGSLLLMIDPNTNPGLDSLLKSWGVTLDDRIVIDPAGASIGFGPAVPVVDTYGEHPITQDFNNGISFYSEARSLELSEVAGVQATPLLITSPQTWAESNLQGDQLQFNPETDVQGSLTIGAALSRQVNNQGSQEARLVIFGDSNFAVDGLFEQQLNGDVFLNSVGWLSKQDEETLSIRPREPRNRRINLAAQQANVLGLTALLLIPLIGFASAVFLWWRRR
- a CDS encoding DUF1622 domain-containing protein; this encodes MESLFEQLTANLAIGVEISAGLIIGCAATEATWRAFTLFFVRRRPDTIKEEIRLQFGRWLSLALEFELAADILRTAISPTWMQIARLGAIVVLRTVLNFFLQMEIDKATKRDRTICK
- the purU gene encoding formyltetrahydrofolate deformylase, with the protein product MNPTATLLISCPDQKGLVAKIANFIYANGGNIIHADQHTDFAAGLFLTRIEWQLDEFNLPREFIAPAFSAIAQPLQAHWQLHFSDTIPRIAIWVSKQDHCLFDLIWRQKAKEFTAEIPVIISNHPDLKEVAEQFSIDFHHIPITKENKSTQEAQQLKLLQEYKIDLVVLAKYMQIVSTEFISHFPKIINIHHSFLPAFVGASPYHQAYKRGVKIIGATAHYVTPELDAGPIIEQDVARVSHRDDVADLIRKGKDLERVVLARAVRSHLQNRVLVYGNRTVIFE
- a CDS encoding glucosidase; this encodes MTTLTQEEIRLEAALKHEAHWRRWGPYLSDRQWGTVREDYSSDGAAWDYFTHDQARSRAYRWGEDGIAGISDNHQRLCFAIALWNGEDAILKERLFGLTGSEGNHGEDVKEYYFYLDNTPTHSYMKALYKYPHQAFPYTQLVAENRRRNRREPEFELLDTGIFDDNRYFDVFVEYAKQTAEDILIQIQVVNRGTAATLHVLPTLWFRNTWSWGGEEIKPILQKFDRHGLSALAAFHPTLGKRYLYCQGETELLFTENETNTERLFNFPNATYVKDGINDYIVQGRETVNRDSGTKAAACYLLNIGAGETRTIRLRLSDVPNLTSPFRTFDTTFSIRQQEADEFYQRITPCPLSEDMRHIQRQAFAGMLWSKQYYHYIVEDWLKGDLAAPPPPPDRKRARNHQWFHLYSDDILSMPDKWEYPWFAAWDLAFHAIPLATIDPDFAKYQLDVLTREWYMHPNGQIPAYEWAFGDVNPPVHAWATWRVYKIEQQIYGRSDRIFLERVFQKLMLNFTWWVNRKDVEGRNVFQGGFLGLDNIGVFDRSAVLPTGGHINQSDGTSWMGMYCLNMLAIALELAQTNCVYEDIATKFFEHFLYIADAMNHIGEMEASLWDEADGFYYDVLHLPNGQQIALKVRSLVGLIPLFAVETIEPETLEKLPGFKKRVEWFIQNRPDLTQNIACMKSEGVGDRRLLAIVYHDKLRLILQKMLDQTEFFGDYGIRAISRYHAEHPYIFNVNDTQFRVDYEPAESSSGLFGGNSNWRGPVWFPVNFLLIESLQKFHDYLGDDFQVECPTGSGEMMTLREIAAELSQRLIGIFLKNSSSDRPVYGSTQKFQTDLHWQDLILFYEYFHGDNGAGIGASHQTGWTGLVAQLIQQFGEDKENKVP